Proteins encoded within one genomic window of Pongo pygmaeus isolate AG05252 chromosome 4, NHGRI_mPonPyg2-v2.0_pri, whole genome shotgun sequence:
- the LOC129036967 gene encoding metallothionein-1E-like, translated as MDPNCSCATGVSCACAGSCKCKECKCTSCKKSCCSCCPMGCAKCAQGCVCKGVSEKCSCCA; from the coding sequence ATGGACCCCAACTGCTCCTGTGCCACTGGTGTCTCCTGCGCCTGCGCCGGCTCCTGCAAGTGCAAAGAGTGCAAATGCACCTCCTGCAAGAagagctgctgctcctgctgccccATGGGCTGTGCCAAGTGTGCCCAGGGGTGTGTCTGCAAAGGGGTGTCGGAGAAGTGCAGCTGCTGTGCCTGA